A single region of the Bdellovibrio sp. GT3 genome encodes:
- a CDS encoding YheT family hydrolase, translated as MQKLELRACEAPFWAQSGHAQTLWAHFLKSPILEDQGLSFEISLPDGDQLFCYYYPGRTDTVISLYHGLSGDMHADYMQRTAILCRQMGHTVVLVNHRGAGPGISAARHPYHSGRAEDVSEVVKALRQKFPKKKQIAVGYSMSGCIVLCLGGGFRGEHKPDGIITVNAPLNLGRGARTLGSGFNRIYDVRFVHRLRQNIDFKYRAGLIDQAYQIPWWATIYDLDQIYTAPAAGFRDREDYYDSCSAMHYLHNVDVPTYMLTAADDPFVIVQDYLDARIPANVSLHIESHGGHLGYLTKNKTSLGSHRWLDYYLGEAIQKMSLEFTAGS; from the coding sequence ATGCAGAAGTTAGAGTTACGCGCATGTGAAGCGCCTTTCTGGGCCCAGAGTGGCCACGCACAAACTTTGTGGGCGCATTTTTTAAAATCTCCCATTCTTGAAGATCAAGGTCTCAGCTTTGAGATAAGTCTTCCGGATGGGGATCAACTCTTTTGTTATTATTATCCTGGGCGTACCGACACTGTTATCAGCTTGTATCATGGCCTTTCCGGAGACATGCACGCAGACTACATGCAAAGAACGGCGATTCTTTGCCGGCAAATGGGGCACACCGTAGTATTGGTGAATCATCGCGGAGCGGGCCCTGGGATTTCAGCAGCTCGACATCCCTACCATTCGGGCCGTGCAGAGGATGTGTCTGAAGTTGTTAAAGCTCTTCGTCAGAAATTTCCCAAGAAAAAGCAAATTGCCGTGGGCTATTCCATGAGTGGTTGTATTGTGCTGTGCCTGGGAGGCGGTTTTCGCGGTGAACATAAGCCCGATGGAATCATCACGGTCAATGCTCCGCTAAATTTGGGTCGTGGTGCACGCACTTTGGGAAGTGGCTTTAATAGAATTTACGATGTGCGATTTGTTCATCGTCTGCGACAAAATATTGATTTCAAATACCGTGCGGGTCTCATTGATCAGGCTTATCAAATTCCCTGGTGGGCGACGATTTATGATCTGGATCAAATATACACTGCGCCTGCCGCGGGGTTCAGGGATCGCGAAGATTATTATGACAGCTGTTCAGCGATGCACTATCTGCACAATGTGGATGTGCCCACATATATGCTGACTGCGGCGGATGATCCATTTGTGATTGTTCAGGATTATTTGGACGCGCGAATTCCTGCCAATGTTTCACTTCATATAGAAAGTCATGGCGGGCACTTGGGTTATCTAACCAAAAATAAAACTTCATTGGGCAGTCATCGCTGGCTTGATTACTACCTGGGCGAGGCCATTCAGAAAATGTCCCTGGAGTTTACTGCCGGTTCATAA
- the greB gene encoding transcription elongation factor GreB has product MDHKKNYITPEGLAKLREEYQTLMHGERPKIVEIVQWAASNGDRSENADYQYGKKRLREIDRRVHFLTKRIEDAEVVDPKLMKGETVLFSATVTLMTEDGGELVYQIVGEDEFDPKVGKISWKSPVAKSLLGKKLGDEVKLMKPSGDEFVTIEGVEYK; this is encoded by the coding sequence ATGGATCATAAAAAGAACTACATCACCCCTGAAGGTCTGGCCAAACTCCGCGAAGAGTATCAAACACTGATGCATGGAGAGCGTCCCAAGATTGTTGAAATTGTTCAGTGGGCAGCGAGCAATGGCGATCGCTCGGAAAATGCAGACTATCAGTATGGTAAAAAGCGCCTGCGCGAAATTGACCGTCGCGTGCATTTTCTGACGAAAAGAATTGAGGATGCGGAAGTAGTGGATCCCAAACTTATGAAAGGGGAAACCGTTCTCTTTAGCGCGACTGTTACTTTGATGACGGAAGACGGCGGTGAATTGGTTTACCAAATCGTAGGTGAGGATGAGTTTGATCCTAAAGTCGGCAAGATTTCCTGGAAATCGCCCGTGGCAAAATCATTGCTCGGGAAAAAATTAGGGGATGAAGTGAAACTGATGAAGCCTTCTGGAGACGAATTTGTGACCATTGAAGGTGTGGAGTACAAATAG
- a CDS encoding glycosyltransferase family 2 protein, which produces MESSVSTPHCSLLVYLNKDAEIIPSFIQDLRSFFQKFPMRYELIALVEQGADRSFDILREQADSSGDNELLVIHRNDKKKGRALSLYQGMDLAQAPYVMILDSELASPFGDVFKLWQHLVAEEKIDVCWGDRYRKKENPFLQAVSRRAKTELLFNNILRDKYNHSLQDPLCEVIAIKKSAWLKIRGELPLQKMRGWYLTPALHHSVRLQTLSIIEIPVYDSGKTSRSYHVWGERWHLLKDAVLMNRQ; this is translated from the coding sequence ATGGAATCCTCGGTGTCAACCCCTCACTGCTCTCTCTTGGTATATCTGAACAAAGACGCGGAAATTATCCCGTCCTTTATTCAGGATTTACGCTCGTTCTTTCAAAAATTTCCCATGAGGTACGAATTGATTGCATTGGTGGAACAAGGGGCTGATCGTTCATTCGATATTTTGCGTGAACAGGCTGACTCCTCGGGGGACAACGAATTGCTGGTGATTCACCGCAACGACAAAAAAAAGGGACGAGCCCTCAGCCTCTATCAGGGGATGGACCTGGCTCAAGCGCCTTACGTCATGATTCTGGATTCAGAATTAGCCTCGCCGTTCGGTGATGTCTTCAAACTTTGGCAACACCTGGTCGCCGAAGAAAAGATCGACGTGTGCTGGGGCGACCGCTATCGGAAAAAAGAAAATCCCTTCTTACAAGCTGTCAGCCGCCGTGCCAAAACAGAACTCCTTTTCAACAACATCCTGCGCGACAAGTACAACCACTCACTGCAAGATCCATTGTGTGAAGTGATTGCCATCAAAAAATCGGCCTGGCTGAAAATCCGTGGGGAACTGCCCTTGCAAAAAATGCGTGGCTGGTATTTGACCCCGGCACTGCACCACAGTGTACGCCTGCAAACTTTGAGTATTATTGAAATCCCCGTTTATGACTCCGGCAAAACATCACGATCTTACCATGTGTGGGGCGAGCGCTGGCACCTGCTAAAGGATGCCGTCCTTATGAACCGGCAGTAA